The following are from one region of the Geoalkalibacter subterraneus genome:
- a CDS encoding HDOD domain-containing protein → MEPTTDRKAIIEAIQKAPMLSPNASRLLQVTSTKDHEMAEVIEIVKTDAHLTARVLKIVNSAAFGLLYEITSIERAVNYLGERMVVGLAIGDCASQLFQKPMEGYDGARGSLWQHDLLTAIASREVAAYCTVPLNRDLAFTAGLLHDIGKALISDFLKGTAPDMLREIEESLLNDYVEGERETLGIDHPEAGAVLADAWKLPPALISAIRHHHAPREAAAEHQALTYAVHLGDIVAMMAGCGTGADTLRYHMDESYTRLFKLDQDSLYGIILTANEEFEKITTSMAELKE, encoded by the coding sequence ATGGAACCGACTACGGACCGCAAAGCGATCATCGAAGCCATCCAGAAAGCGCCCATGCTCTCGCCCAACGCATCGCGGCTGCTGCAGGTCACCTCGACCAAAGATCACGAGATGGCCGAAGTGATCGAGATCGTCAAAACGGATGCCCACCTCACCGCGCGGGTGCTCAAGATCGTCAACTCGGCGGCGTTTGGGCTGCTTTACGAGATCACCTCCATCGAGCGCGCCGTCAATTACCTGGGCGAACGCATGGTGGTGGGGCTGGCCATCGGCGATTGCGCCTCGCAGCTTTTTCAAAAGCCCATGGAGGGCTACGACGGTGCCAGGGGCAGCCTGTGGCAGCATGATCTGCTCACGGCCATCGCCTCACGCGAGGTGGCAGCTTACTGTACCGTACCCCTCAACCGCGATTTGGCCTTTACTGCAGGGCTGCTGCACGACATCGGCAAAGCGCTGATCTCCGATTTTCTCAAGGGCACCGCGCCGGACATGCTGCGTGAAATCGAGGAATCGCTGCTCAACGACTATGTGGAAGGGGAACGCGAAACCCTCGGCATCGATCATCCCGAAGCCGGCGCGGTGCTGGCCGATGCATGGAAACTGCCGCCGGCGCTGATTTCAGCGATCCGCCACCATCATGCTCCACGTGAAGCCGCTGCTGAACACCAGGCGCTGACTTATGCCGTGCATCTCGGCGATATTGTCGCCATGATGGCCGGCTGCGGCACCGGCGCCGATACGCTGCGCTATCACATGGATGAGTCCTATACCAGGCTGTTCAAACTCGATCAGGACAGTCTGTACGGCATCATCCTGACCGCTAACGAAGAATTCGAAAAGATCACCACCTCAATGGCCGAACTCAAGGAGTAA
- a CDS encoding response regulator has product MDRIIIADDSETARMFIKRCLEIIGLRDAQFLEAANGRDALQLAKEQFAKGEPVDLLVSDLNMPVMDGVTLLKWVKTSPRLVQLPVLIITSAGNPAKEQELMEQGALAVLNKPVSPANLLKALGSMIDTEDGYA; this is encoded by the coding sequence GTGGATAGAATTATTATCGCCGACGACTCGGAAACAGCGCGCATGTTCATCAAACGCTGCCTGGAAATCATCGGCCTGCGCGATGCGCAGTTTCTCGAGGCCGCCAACGGACGCGACGCCCTGCAGCTGGCCAAGGAGCAGTTCGCGAAAGGAGAGCCGGTCGACCTGCTGGTCTCCGATCTCAACATGCCGGTCATGGACGGCGTGACCCTGCTCAAATGGGTCAAAACCAGCCCCAGGCTGGTGCAGCTGCCGGTGCTGATCATCACCAGCGCAGGTAACCCGGCCAAGGAGCAGGAGCTTATGGAGCAGGGCGCACTCGCCGTTCTCAACAAGCCGGTATCGCCCGCCAACCTGCTCAAGGCTCTCGGCTCCATGATCGACACGGAGGATGGCTATGCCTGA
- a CDS encoding chemotaxis protein CheX, translating into MPEAAPKLQKAMEQAVTTTLENMAFMEARALHKDHDCLGSSPVYCANLLVHDPIQGELVMIMSEELLKQIAGNIYALPEEELNDRMLADLMSELLNTIAGIFLTELLPSDQTFGIGLPSISRDECHELEPPVERWHFQIDGRHFCFSAGGSAWRKFEEEN; encoded by the coding sequence ATGCCTGAGGCTGCACCAAAACTGCAAAAGGCCATGGAGCAGGCGGTCACCACCACCCTGGAAAACATGGCGTTCATGGAAGCGCGCGCGCTGCATAAGGACCACGACTGCCTCGGCTCTTCCCCGGTTTACTGCGCCAACCTGCTGGTGCATGACCCCATTCAGGGGGAGCTGGTGATGATCATGTCTGAAGAGCTGCTTAAACAGATCGCCGGCAATATCTACGCCCTGCCGGAGGAAGAGCTAAACGACCGGATGCTCGCCGACCTTATGAGCGAGCTGCTCAATACCATCGCCGGCATTTTTCTGACCGAGTTGCTGCCGAGCGACCAGACCTTCGGTATAGGCCTGCCCTCCATCAGCCGCGACGAGTGCCATGAACTCGAACCACCGGTGGAGCGCTGGCATTTCCAGATCGACGGCCGACATTTCTGTTTCAGCGCCGGGGGCAGCGCCTGGCGGAAGTTTGAGGAAGAGAACTGA
- a CDS encoding response regulator, whose amino-acid sequence MAAKVLIIDDSNTMRKIVQRSLRQAGFEFEKILEAGDGQEALGLLENEEVDFILSDINMPNMDGIEFLRQKKDNAAIKDIPVVMITTEAGNDILGEAKSLGAKGSIKKPFTADQVQDVLGEFL is encoded by the coding sequence ATGGCAGCTAAAGTACTGATTATCGACGATTCCAACACCATGCGTAAAATCGTGCAGCGCTCTCTGCGCCAGGCAGGCTTCGAATTCGAAAAGATCCTCGAAGCCGGTGACGGCCAGGAAGCTCTCGGCCTGCTTGAAAATGAAGAAGTCGATTTCATTCTCTCCGACATCAACATGCCCAACATGGACGGCATCGAGTTCCTGCGGCAGAAAAAGGACAACGCCGCCATCAAGGATATTCCGGTGGTCATGATCACCACCGAGGCGGGCAACGACATCCTGGGCGAAGCCAAGTCTCTTGGCGCCAAGGGCAGCATCAAAAAGCCCTTCACTGCGGACCAGGTTCAGGACGTTCTTGGCGAATTCCTCTGA
- a CDS encoding chemotaxis protein CheX, translated as MDLAKIITDATQEIFETMIMVEVTPGEPSRENGQTHYCTVSGMIGLAGLFKGMIAIHAPDEVAKSITSNFLGMDVDEVNEDVTDAIGELANMLAGNAKMALSQNGKDITLSIPSTISGEEYTISCAIDTDRVVMPFTMEQGKFVVELQVEKQE; from the coding sequence TTGGATCTGGCAAAAATCATTACGGATGCCACCCAGGAAATTTTCGAGACCATGATCATGGTGGAGGTCACCCCCGGTGAGCCCAGCAGGGAAAACGGGCAGACGCACTACTGCACCGTGTCGGGCATGATCGGGCTGGCAGGGCTTTTCAAAGGGATGATCGCCATCCACGCCCCGGATGAAGTGGCCAAATCGATCACCTCGAATTTTCTCGGGATGGATGTGGACGAAGTCAACGAAGACGTCACCGACGCCATCGGCGAGCTGGCCAACATGCTGGCGGGCAACGCCAAAATGGCCCTCAGCCAGAACGGCAAGGACATCACCCTTTCGATCCCCTCCACCATCTCCGGTGAGGAATACACTATTAGCTGCGCCATCGACACCGATCGTGTCGTGATGCCGTTTACCATGGAGCAGGGCAAATTCGTGGTGGAACTGCAGGTCGAAAAGCAGGAGTAA
- a CDS encoding chemotaxis protein CheX, translating into MNYGQIIADAVTDVFSTMLMIEVSPQDACDQSMLFIPAGASGMLGFSGDVAGMLTIHCPEAVALSITCGFLGMEVSEIGEEVKDAIGELVNMVAGGLKDGLAGQERDIKLAIPTTIAGRSFRISSKSDVGHLCLPFDMEAGRFYVELKYK; encoded by the coding sequence GTGAACTATGGTCAGATAATCGCCGATGCTGTCACGGATGTTTTCTCCACCATGCTGATGATAGAGGTCAGCCCGCAGGACGCCTGTGATCAGTCCATGCTCTTCATCCCCGCCGGCGCCTCGGGAATGCTCGGTTTTTCCGGGGATGTGGCCGGGATGCTCACCATCCACTGTCCTGAGGCGGTGGCGCTGAGCATCACCTGCGGTTTTCTCGGCATGGAGGTAAGCGAGATCGGCGAAGAGGTCAAGGATGCCATCGGAGAACTGGTCAATATGGTGGCGGGCGGCCTCAAAGACGGCCTGGCCGGGCAGGAGCGCGACATCAAGCTCGCCATTCCCACCACCATCGCCGGCCGCTCCTTTCGCATCTCCTCGAAGAGCGACGTGGGGCATCTGTGCCTGCCTTTCGACATGGAAGCCGGGCGTTTTTACGTGGAATTGAAATATAAATAA